Proteins encoded together in one Triticum dicoccoides isolate Atlit2015 ecotype Zavitan chromosome 7B, WEW_v2.0, whole genome shotgun sequence window:
- the LOC119341410 gene encoding aspartyl protease family protein At5g10770-like codes for MASASSPPLVALGVLLLLSVSSAIAHGRGADQERRQRYMVVQTSHLMESKSICSGFKVTPSANGTWVPLHRPYGPCSPSEGTPPPLVEMLRWDQARTDYVRRKATGEVDDVLDPARPHVDMMQVDFMLRGTFGIGSGSGYGAAIDGDDDDDPMILAQTMAIDTTEDVPWIQCLPCLIPQCYPQRNAFFDPRRSSTGAPVRCGSRACRSLGNYANGCSKANSTGDCLYRIEYSDNRLTLGTYMTDTLTISPSTTFLNFRFGCSHAVRGKFSAQASGTMSLGGGPQSLLSQTARAYGNAFSYCVPGPSAAGFLSIGGPVEGDGGGGSGTFATTPLVRNANVINPTIYLVRLQGIEVAGRRLNVPPVVFSGGTVMDSSAIITRLPPTAYRALRLAFRNAMRAYRTRAPTGNLDTCFDFVGVTSVTVPAVSLVFDGGAVIELDLLAVLLDGCLAFAPVAADFALGFIGNVQQQTHEVLYDVAGGAVGFRRGAC; via the exons ATGGCCAGTGCTTCTAGCCCGCCGCTAGTAGCACTCGGCGTGCTCCTCCTCTTGTCCGTTAGTTCGGCCATTGCGCATGGCAGAGGAGCAGATCAGGAACGCCGCCAGCGCTACATGGTGGTGCAAACTAGCCACCTGATGGAGTCAAAATCCATCTGCTCTGGCTTCAAGG TGACTCCATCCGCGAATGGCACGTGGGTGCCGCTGCACCGGCCGTACGGCCCGTGCTCGCCGTCGGAGGGCACGCCGCCGCCCCTGGTCGAGATGCTCCGCTGGGATCAAGCCCGCACGGACTACGTCCGAAGGAAGGCCACCGGCGAGGTGGACGACGTGCTCGACCCAGCCAGGCCGCACGTGGACATGATGCAGGTGGACTTCATGCTCCGAGGGACCTTCGGCATCGGCTCTGGCTCTGGCTACGGCGCGGCgatcgacggcgacgacgacgacgacccaaTGATCCTGGCACAGACCATGGCCATCGACACCACCGAAGACGTCCCGTGGATCCAGTGCCTCCCTTGCCTCATCCCCCAGTGCTACCCGCAGCGGAACGCCTTCTTCGATCCCCGCAG GTCGAGCACCGGCGCGCCCGTCCGCTGCGGCTCCCGCGCCTGCCGATCTCTCGGCAACTATGCCAATGGCTGCTCCAAGGCCAACTCGACGGGAGATTGCCTGTACCGGATCGAGTACAGCGATAACCGGCTTACGCTCGGGACGTACATGACCGACACGCTGACCATCAGCCCCAGCACCACCTTCCTCAACTTCCGGTTCGGGTGCAGCCACGCCGTGCGCGGCAAGTTCAGCGCCCAGGCCTCCGGGACCATGTCGCTCGGCGGCGGGCCGCAGTCCCTCCTCTCGCAGACGGCCCGCGCCTACGGCAACGCCTTCTCCTACTGCGTCCCGGGGCCCAGCGCCGCCGGCTTCCTCTCCATCGGCGGGCCGGtcgaaggcgacggcggcggcggctcgggcacaTTCGCGACCACGCCGCTGGTCAGGAACGCAAACGTCATCAACCCGACCATCTACCTGGTGCGGCTCCAGGGCATCGAGGTCGCCGGCCGGCGGCTCAACGTGCCGCCGGTGGTCTTCTCCGGCGGGACGGTCATGGACTCGAGCGCCATCATTACGCGGCTGCCCCCCACAGCGTACCGCGCGCTGCGGCTGGCATTCAGGAACGCCATGAGGGCGTACAGGACGCGCGCCCCGACGGGGAACCTCGACACCTGCTTCGACTTCGTGGGGGTCACCAGCGTGACGGTGCCCGCGGTCTCCCTGGTGTTCGACGGCGGCGCCGTCATCGAACTTGACCTTCTGGCCGTGCTGCTGGACGGATGCCTCGCCTTCGCGCCCGTCGCCGCTGATTTCGCCCTCGGCTTCATCGGCAACGTGCAGCAGCAGACGCACGAGGTGCTCTATGACGTCGCCGGAGGGGCTGTGGGCTTCCGCCGTGGTGCGTGTTAG